A part of Aegilops tauschii subsp. strangulata cultivar AL8/78 chromosome 2, Aet v6.0, whole genome shotgun sequence genomic DNA contains:
- the LOC120973318 gene encoding uncharacterized protein, whose translation MFLDLSPLAASIGVIEKHNERKGRHPLAFTPPSFSLRLDLSKPSEPVDAIPVSYAFPSALVQMMAQPIVDASKAVKFAEPIVQGSPVEISSSMDEVLCKMEQDVLPRNKKETQAPSSFGAVDATTSDDVHSSVTPGSVRPARVVQPPPEVDFEPPIKATKQQQELYDIMRHFGNVRSNNMHMNAIRDSCLDRTKVINCYSTFVHMDDLTKSLMHTGKLSQNVFAAGIDYINGHIDIHPDKIIMSTTIMRRIWDSDFSHPQVCKVFAQHGDYKLTLKKFVMFEMFQELAPNDSHDKV comes from the exons ATGTTTCTTGATTTGTCTCCACTGGCAGCGTCTATTGGTGTGATTGAAAAGCATAATGAGCGCAAGGGTAGGCACCCTTTGGCTTTCACGCCACCATCTTTCAGCCTCAGACTTGATTTGAGCAAACCAAGCGAGCCAGTCGATGCTATTCCAGTCTCGTATGCATTCCCGTCCGCGCTAGTCCAGATGATGGCGCAACCCATTGTTGATGCCAGTAAGGCTGTTAAATTTGCTGAGCCTATTGTTCAAG GATCTCCTGTTGAGATATCATCATCAATGGATGAAGTGCTTTGCAAGATGGAGCAGGATGTGCTCCCGAGGAATAAAAAGGAGACACAAGCCCCTTCAAGCTTTGGTGCGGTAGATGCTACCACTTCTGATGATGTGCACAGCAGTGTCACCCCAGGTTCTGTTCGGCCGGCAAGGGTTGTGCAACCTCCCCCAGAAGTGGATTTCGAACCTCCAATAAAGGCCACGAAGCAACAACAAGAACTTTATGATATCATGAGGCATTTTGGAAATGTGCGAAGTAACAACATGCATATGAATGCAATCAGAGA CTCATGTTTGGACAGAACTAAGGTCATCAACTGCTACTCCACGTTCGTTCACATGGACGATCTCACCAAGTCTCTGATGCATACCGGCAAACTATCCCAGAATGTTTTTGCCGCGGGTATTGACTATATCAACGGACACATTGACATCCATCCCGATAAGATCATTATGAGCACAACCATCATGAGGAGAATTTGGGACAGCGACTTCTCTCATCCCCAAGTTTGTAAAGTGTTTGCCCAACATGGTGACTACAAGCTCACACTGAAGAAATTT GTGATGTtcgagatgttccaagagcttgCTCCCAATGATTCACACGACAAAGTTTGA